One Rhodothermaceae bacterium genomic window carries:
- a CDS encoding thioredoxin family protein codes for MRYLEWTMYVLVVVALLFFLRVTFFAKSIDDHGIVDTLPAMLEYFHEDQDRLVLIVLTPTCPYCLQSYPFYRTLVAEKSENTGVVAGINPSISIELQRRILQKENLSVDTLIALPNQDWGITSVPTIIILDDRARVEHVWVGLLDADREKKVLSVVAQNE; via the coding sequence ATGAGGTATTTAGAATGGACAATGTATGTGCTGGTAGTAGTAGCATTACTGTTTTTTCTTCGAGTAACTTTTTTTGCCAAGTCGATTGATGACCACGGCATTGTGGATACCCTTCCGGCTATGTTAGAATATTTTCATGAGGATCAGGATAGATTAGTGTTAATTGTATTAACTCCTACCTGTCCATATTGTCTACAGAGTTATCCCTTTTACAGAACACTTGTTGCAGAGAAAAGCGAAAATACTGGGGTAGTCGCCGGTATTAATCCAAGTATATCTATTGAACTTCAAAGACGCATACTTCAAAAAGAAAATCTATCTGTTGATACATTGATTGCTCTGCCCAACCAAGATTGGGGAATAACTTCCGTTCCAACGATTATCATTTTGGATGATAGAGCAAGAGTTGAGCATGTGTGGGTTGGTCTCCTTGATGCTGACCGGGAAAAGAAAGTTCTATCTGTTGTTGCCCAGAACGAGTAG
- a CDS encoding sulfatase-like hydrolase/transferase, whose translation MFSGPITVYIIISHWRRSIYPNTSRNIGKSTIERSQEGTIQVTMLKSGIMHIYRGLVAGLLLMLGSACSSSAPPNIVLIIGDDHGYPYFGFTGSAHVHTPHMDRLAHGGALFTQGHTTDNHCRPALQTLSTGLYPIQYAAQMEVFKARDQVTDPEYGQLAPEEKVQWGFLYEASAMRKFETLPGLLSRAGYASFQAGKWWEQSFTNGGFTEGMSEGWAPDEVGQPGFFGKLMGGDGVELVRETSQPVFDFIDRNLNTPFFLWYGPSLPHVPLNPPEEYYSRYRDTNLSESAKEYYGNCTWFDAGVGDLLNHLEVRGLLSNTLIVYVNDNGWEQPPFEEYKDVPILYNNGGPNGKLSLHDQAFRTPIIFNWPGVIGAAVFDDVLVSSADLLPTLLDYAGVEIPEYLPGVSLRPAIEGRGSIQRDALIGRVTQMRSEIDPMGKRQTGYYVRTRQWHFTSTEGEVRLFNVEKNPFEDVSSDHPELIPGFLEQIEDWTKEFSSTVLDPSLE comes from the coding sequence ATGTTTAGTGGTCCTATCACCGTATATATAATAATCTCTCATTGGCGGCGGTCAATCTATCCAAATACATCCAGAAATATTGGAAAATCTACGATTGAAAGGAGCCAAGAGGGGACAATTCAAGTAACAATGCTAAAATCAGGGATTATGCACATTTACCGGGGACTCGTTGCTGGATTGCTGCTTATGCTTGGCAGCGCATGCAGTTCATCCGCTCCACCCAACATCGTGCTGATAATTGGCGATGATCACGGGTATCCATATTTCGGTTTTACGGGATCGGCTCATGTTCACACGCCACACATGGACCGTTTGGCGCATGGGGGTGCGCTCTTTACACAGGGGCACACAACGGACAACCATTGCCGTCCAGCCCTTCAGACGCTCAGTACGGGACTGTACCCTATACAGTATGCTGCCCAGATGGAAGTGTTCAAGGCACGGGATCAGGTAACTGATCCCGAATATGGTCAACTTGCTCCCGAAGAAAAAGTGCAGTGGGGGTTCCTGTATGAAGCCAGTGCCATGCGTAAATTTGAGACCCTTCCCGGTCTACTGTCTCGCGCAGGCTATGCCAGCTTTCAGGCGGGCAAGTGGTGGGAGCAATCCTTCACCAATGGTGGATTTACCGAAGGTATGTCAGAGGGATGGGCTCCAGATGAAGTTGGTCAGCCAGGCTTTTTCGGAAAACTCATGGGAGGTGACGGTGTGGAACTCGTTCGGGAGACATCGCAGCCGGTGTTTGATTTTATTGACCGTAATCTAAATACCCCTTTCTTCCTGTGGTATGGGCCCTCCCTGCCGCATGTTCCTCTGAATCCCCCTGAAGAATATTATTCGAGGTATAGGGATACCAATCTGTCTGAGTCAGCCAAGGAGTATTATGGCAATTGCACATGGTTCGATGCCGGAGTAGGAGACTTGTTGAACCACCTGGAAGTGCGCGGGCTTCTTTCAAACACGTTGATCGTATATGTGAACGACAATGGTTGGGAACAGCCCCCCTTTGAAGAATACAAGGATGTCCCCATACTCTACAACAATGGCGGTCCCAACGGGAAGCTGTCACTACATGATCAGGCTTTTCGAACCCCGATAATTTTCAATTGGCCGGGTGTGATCGGTGCTGCCGTTTTTGATGATGTACTTGTGAGCAGCGCGGATCTACTGCCAACGCTGTTGGACTATGCTGGCGTAGAAATACCGGAGTACCTGCCAGGGGTATCCCTGCGTCCGGCGATTGAAGGTCGAGGTAGCATCCAGAGAGATGCTTTGATTGGACGGGTCACGCAAATGCGATCTGAGATCGATCCAATGGGCAAGCGTCAGACGGGGTACTATGTTCGTACGCGCCAGTGGCATTTCACCTCTACGGAAGGAGAGGTC